In the Prochlorococcus marinus CUG1438 genome, CGACAACATCAAAAGAGTCAAAATCAGCATTAAGATTTGCATTTAAAAGTCCTTTTTGAACTACTTTTCTTCTGAGATCTCTTGGAGCTTTAAATAAACTACTCCCTACTAAATTAGACACCCGCAACCCAAAAGCTTCCATTACAGCCTGAGCAGTTGTGGTTCCTCCAGGAACAGATTCAGAAATTAAGATAGGTTGTTCTGAGGATTTCCCTATCGCAAGACCTCTTTGATAAAGATTTATAACCCTCTCTTTTGACATCGATTTACCAGTAGTAAGACAATTTGATGGCCCCAAATCACTATCTTCTACTTCTAAATGATTAAAGTAAGGTTTTACCCCTATTCCTAAAGGAACAATTATTGGATAAACATTTATAAGCTTTGAACAAACATGACTTATTAGGGCTGGAGTTACTCCTGCATTAAGTAGAGGCAATTTATACTTATGATCTTTTGAAGCACCCTTAAGCAAAAATTCGGCATCAGCTAGTGCAGTTAATCTCCTTGACTTTGGATTAATACCTGCTGCAGAAATTCCTGGAATTTGGGATGTATTAGTGCCCGCAATTACTAGAAATATTTTTAAATTATTTATATTCTTTTTGAGTATATTTATCGCATTAATTCTCTTTTTTTTATTGGATTTACTTCCAAAAAAATTTATCTGTAATTCTGTAATACTCATCCTTATTTTTTTTCAATTATTAAAATCTACTAAGACATTTATTAATCTTGGAGGATCTGGGATAGTTAATTTAAATCTTGGGAAAAGAGAATAGGCAACTACATGTACCGTTAAAACATAAACTATTTCTTGAAAAATTATTAATAAAATTGCACCAAATTGAATACTTAAAATTGATGGAGAAAAAGGTAAATTTAATAATCCAATGAACTTTTCAATTAGACCATAACTTGCTCTAGTAATTAAGACCCAAAGATTATCCCCAACTAGAATTGATAATGCTATTACTCGTAGAAAGAAGCCGAGGGTTCCAATAATGACTCCAATGGTAAAACTTAGTTTCCAACTCTTTTCTTTAAACCAACACCAGCCCAGCCAGAAAGCCAAAATCCCATAAGGAAATAAAAATAAAGTTCCTCTAACAGGACCCATAATTATGAATAAAAGTAGAAATTGTATTAGGATTCCTTCCAATGCAGTTTTAGTTCCTCTTCTCATCTGCAATAGGATAATTGGAAGGGGTAAAATCAACCTCAATAAAGCCCCTCCAACTGGCAGATAATATAGTGCTACCCATAATAAAGACGAAAGAGATGCTAAATATGATGTCTCGACAATATTTAATGCTTCATTTTTAGTTGTTATTTTCATTTTTTTATTTAATATTTTTAATTAATTTTTATTCATACTTTTATTTTCTGAATTTAAAATTCGTTCAATCTTTTCTATTTCAAAATTTACCTCAGAATTGCTTAATATGGTACTTAACTCTTTAGTTGGATCTTTAGGATCTACATCTTTCAAGATAAATATTATTTTGTAAGATTGAAGCTCAATTTTCTTTTTTTTTGAAGAATTCTTAATTTTTTTATTTCTTTGCATTTTTATTTTTTCAGAATTTATATCTTTTTTATTTTCTAAAACATTTTTTTTGTTTTCTACTTTTTTTATTCTTTTATTTTTTATAACATTAATTTCTTTGCTTTCTTTTTCTAAATTTATATCTTTTTTATTTTCTAGAACATTTTTTTTGTTTTCTACTTTTTTTATTCTTTTATTTTTTATAACATTAATTTCTTTGCTTTCTTTTTCTAAATTTATATCTTTTTTATTTTCTAGATTATTTTCTAAATTTTCATCTTGGCTTGTTTTTTCTAAATCATAAAAACTACTTTCGAGAAAATTACCAATCCTACCCCCAGAGCATGATTGCAATAAAATTAAAAAAATTAATAAAAAAAATTCTTTTTTTTTTAAAATCATATTTTTCCTAACTTTTCTTTTTACTTTTAGTTTTTTTAACACTTATTTTTGTTTTTTTTGAAATAGATCCTTTTTTATCTTTTAGTTTTTCTTCTAGAAGAGATACAGCATCATCAATGGTGAATTTCTCTAAGTCAGTATCTTTGGCAATGGAAACATTAGTTTTACCACATTTTAAATAGACCCCATATCTTCCATTTAATACTTGAATTTTCTCTTTAAATTCTTTCGGTTTTCCAAAATCTTTAAGGACCTCTTGACCACCTCTACCCATTTTTGGCATCGCAAGAATTTCTAATGCTCGTTTTATATCAACTTTAAAAACGTCATCCTCTTTCTTCAAAGATCTGTTTTCAGATTCATTTTCATTTTTAATCCATTTAATGTAAGGGCCAAATCTTCCTCTATCCGCCTCAACAAGACCCCCTTCAGGATGAACTCCTAACAATCTAGGCAGACTTAAAAGTGTTAGAGCTTCATCTAGAGTTAGATCATCAGTTTTCAACTCTTTAGGTAATGAAGCTCTTCTTGGTTTGGCTTTATCTTGATCATTATTTCCCAATTGTACATAAGGGCCGTAAGGACCAAATCTTAAAAAGACTTGCTCTCCAGTTTTTGGATCAGTTCCAAGCTCTGATGGTCCACTTAAAATTTGATCAACTTTCTTTATGTCTAAGTCTCCAGGAGTTATATCCATTGGAAGATTACCTTTCGCCTGAATTTCATTGCCAGATTCATCAATTTTTGTGCCCTCTAGCCAAGGTCCGTTAGAGCCTATTCTGACTACGCAAGGAAGGTCTTCGAAATCAACTTGTCTATAAGCTTTACCATCAATATCACCCTCTGTTTTCTGAACCTTAACCTCCAGACCATTTTTACCTTTGTAGAAAGTCTCGAGATATGGAAGCCACTCAAGATTACCTGAAGATATTTCATCCAATGAAGATTCCATTTTTGCAGTAAAAGTAGTATCAACTAGATCAGGAAAATGTTCTTCTAATAGAGAGGTAACAGCAAACGCTGTAAACGTTGGAGCCAAAGTATTGGACGATATATTCGCATAACCTCTATCAACAATTGTCCCAATAATGCTCGCATAGGTAGAAGGTCTTCCAATCCCTTCTTTTTCAAGAACTTTAACTAATGCAGCCTCTGTATATCTTGCAGGTGGCTTGGTCTCATGAAAAGTAGATTCCTTATTAAGGACTTCAAGACATATTCCAGTTGTTAAGTTTGGGAGAATAATTTCTTGTTGTTCAAGAGATGAACTTGGCTCATCACTTCCCTCGACATAGGCCCTAAAAAATCCAGGGAAATCAATACTTTTCCCACTAGATTTAAATAATCCATCTCCCACACTGATTTCAGCATTAATCATCGTTAACCTAGCTTCCGCCATTTGACTTGCTACAGTTCTTTTCCAAATTAAATCGTAAAGAGATAAGTCTCTACCAGTTAGGTTAGTTTCCTTTGGAGTTTTAAATACCTCGCCTGCTGGTCTAATAGCTTCGTGTGCTTCTTGAGCATTCCTTGCAGTTGAATCAAATTGTCTTGGTGAGTTGGATAAATATTCTTTTCCATACATAGAACTGACGCATTCTCTAGCAGCTCTTGTGGCTTGTTCCGAAAGATGAAC is a window encoding:
- a CDS encoding TIGR00303 family protein → MSITELQINFFGSKSNKKKRINAINILKKNINNLKIFLVIAGTNTSQIPGISAAGINPKSRRLTALADAEFLLKGASKDHKYKLPLLNAGVTPALISHVCSKLINVYPIIVPLGIGVKPYFNHLEVEDSDLGPSNCLTTGKSMSKERVINLYQRGLAIGKSSEQPILISESVPGGTTTAQAVMEAFGLRVSNLVGSSLFKAPRDLRRKVVQKGLLNANLNADFDSFDVVAAVGDPFQAFSMGLLTGARLANQTVILSGGSQMIAIILLVLEFLDPKNKDDFIEDVFVATTGWLMKDNSLNDLLNLINAKYDVNLLGLASPLNFKSSIFKELKDYEVGHVKEGVGAGGISLLAFLNGFKNDAIVSLCQQNLEMMKGLGQISL
- a CDS encoding DUF2232 domain-containing protein, producing the protein MKITTKNEALNIVETSYLASLSSLLWVALYYLPVGGALLRLILPLPIILLQMRRGTKTALEGILIQFLLLFIIMGPVRGTLFLFPYGILAFWLGWCWFKEKSWKLSFTIGVIIGTLGFFLRVIALSILVGDNLWVLITRASYGLIEKFIGLLNLPFSPSILSIQFGAILLIIFQEIVYVLTVHVVAYSLFPRFKLTIPDPPRLINVLVDFNN
- the topA gene encoding type I DNA topoisomerase, with product MDHTLVIVESPTKAKTIRKYLPSNYEVLASMGHVRDLPKGAAEIPAAVKKEKWSRIGVNTTEDFEPLYIVPKDKKKVVKELKDALKNATQLLLATDEDREGESISWHLLQLLKPKIPTKRMVFHEITKKAINKALDQTREIDMELVQAQETRRILDRLFGYELSPLLWKKVAPRLSAGRVQSVSVRLLVRRERERRSFKKASYWGIKASLVKDNMTFETKLFSLNGQRISNGSDFDEQTGKLKQGNKSLIIGEEKVNDLLNTFSSEDWLVSKIEKKPSTRKPVPPFTTSTLQQEANRKLRLSARETMRCAQGLYERGFITYMRTDSVHLSEQATRAARECVSSMYGKEYLSNSPRQFDSTARNAQEAHEAIRPAGEVFKTPKETNLTGRDLSLYDLIWKRTVASQMAEARLTMINAEISVGDGLFKSSGKSIDFPGFFRAYVEGSDEPSSSLEQQEIILPNLTTGICLEVLNKESTFHETKPPARYTEAALVKVLEKEGIGRPSTYASIIGTIVDRGYANISSNTLAPTFTAFAVTSLLEEHFPDLVDTTFTAKMESSLDEISSGNLEWLPYLETFYKGKNGLEVKVQKTEGDIDGKAYRQVDFEDLPCVVRIGSNGPWLEGTKIDESGNEIQAKGNLPMDITPGDLDIKKVDQILSGPSELGTDPKTGEQVFLRFGPYGPYVQLGNNDQDKAKPRRASLPKELKTDDLTLDEALTLLSLPRLLGVHPEGGLVEADRGRFGPYIKWIKNENESENRSLKKEDDVFKVDIKRALEILAMPKMGRGGQEVLKDFGKPKEFKEKIQVLNGRYGVYLKCGKTNVSIAKDTDLEKFTIDDAVSLLEEKLKDKKGSISKKTKISVKKTKSKKKS